From the Neoarius graeffei isolate fNeoGra1 chromosome 1, fNeoGra1.pri, whole genome shotgun sequence genome, one window contains:
- the LOC132883555 gene encoding uncharacterized protein LOC132883555 has translation MTSSCVLCGVLFVITITSITTPVSAVITVRVKFNQAAALPCERTCSREATWTPFGNNQVVAQCNQTSCWSEEGFKMSHDEYLKGNLTLTIPAADFSKRKTYTCRCDGKVVNDVRLSIDRLISSVQLKPGEDLLLDLHVSERVEVIYNHRDSDKQICSVDRSSLHCTAEYTSRTSLTNTVLRLRGVRSTDGGVYIVRDPEEKEDLHVYTVSVEAPGPKRGGIPVWVILLAVVMSVVWVVVSVIGLTPHVKRVIRWMQRRRQRS, from the exons ATGACGTCCTCCTGTGTCCTTTGCGGTGTCCTCTTCGTCATCACGATCACGTCCATCACTA CACCTGTATCAGCTGTTATTACAGTACGGGTGAAGTTTAATCAGGCTGCTGCTCTGCCATGTGAACGGACCTGTTCTCGTGAGGCCACATGGACTCCGTTCGGTAACAATCAGGTAGTGGCTCAGTGCAATCAGACATCCTGCTGGTCAGAGGAGGGATTTAAAATGTCCCATGATGAGTACCTGAAGGGAAATCTCACCCTCACCATCCCTGCAGCTGATTTCAGTAAGAGGAAAACGTACACGTGTCGGTGTGATGGAAAAGTCGTTAATGATGTGCGACTCAGCATCGACA GACTGATCTCATCAGTTCAGCTGAAGCCTGGTGAAGATCTGCTGCTGGATTTGCACGTATCAGAGCGAGTGGAGGTGATCTATAACCACAGAGATTCAGATAAACAGATCTGCAGTGTGGACAGAAGCTCACTCCACTGTACAGCTGAATACACCTCGAGAACATCACTCACTAACACGGTTCTCAGACTGAGAGGAGTCCGGTCGACTGATGGGGGAGTTTACATCGTCCGAGATCCGGAGGAGAAGGAAGACCTTCATGTTTACACAGTCAGTGTTGAAG CTCCAGGACCAAAGCGTGGTGGGATACCAGTGTGGGTGATTTTACTGGCGGTGGTGATGTCGGTGGTGTGGGTGGTGGTATCGGTGATTGGTCTAACACCGCACGTGAAGCGTGTAATCCGGTGGATGCAAAGACGACGACAGAGAAGTTAG